In the Candidatus Binatia bacterium genome, one interval contains:
- the dksA gene encoding RNA polymerase-binding protein DksA → MPAERMSGSLTAEQIAVLRELLLQRRAEILAEATKTVGGLNANTVNTPDPSDRASIEADHIALLRVRDRERKLLSKIDEALGRIESGEYGYCESCDAPIGFNRLRVRPVTTFCVNCKAEQEELERRPGHS, encoded by the coding sequence GATGAGCGGTTCGTTGACCGCAGAGCAAATTGCGGTGCTGCGGGAATTGTTGCTACAACGCCGGGCGGAAATTCTCGCGGAAGCCACGAAGACTGTTGGGGGACTCAATGCCAACACGGTCAATACGCCCGACCCGAGCGACCGCGCATCCATTGAGGCAGATCACATCGCGCTGTTGCGTGTCCGGGACCGCGAGCGGAAACTGCTGTCTAAAATCGACGAAGCACTCGGCCGTATCGAGTCGGGCGAGTACGGATATTGCGAATCTTGCGATGCACCGATCGGATTCAATCGGCTTCGGGTCCGCCCGGTGACCACTTTCTGCGTCAACTGTAAGGCGGAGCAAGAAGAGCTTGAA